From Algoriphagus sp. NG3, the proteins below share one genomic window:
- a CDS encoding DUF4957 domain-containing protein, which produces MKILNRNIKASLVILLMAVVAVTACKEDEEMFEQTRLFRPVLNEDLYSEGNTIIVNQGNMKSAISYTLEVSRDTFQTVEYLIETDTSYVEINKELIGEELFWNTLYQIRSTAHAADAQYDSKAADLGNVRTQRFPTILNNPASYDVTDIAARVTWTKAGAPVTGVKVFAAEDLQLNTPLFDEQTVSGEEEENAEVIVEGLDPETEYQIAIYSEENLRGWVNYTTREPGLDPNAPGVIDIRENDSPSAVADAVLAAADGDLILVKRGVTYDLPKEPLDKSITIQAAYGFGEKKARLYTTGNWDIAEGAQIDHIRFIDLEIRGEDYSGDYVFNPNTSDVNVGELLFENCQIGTVRGILRIRGTVALDKYIIRNTLVDSVGSYGLLTTDTDPKEGEKTAHVNNIVFESSTFNKIQAGITSRNNSTSIVIDACTFGNFVSGSNRIFRYRGGDGNNNVTNGVSITNSIFGHAWDESESESYAVRGIEGLGNTNFNIVNTYSTGDFSFSDSEIPGFPVGNYSKGQADLWVSPATNDFNFKDMAFVGRFDSGDKRWRVIL; this is translated from the coding sequence ATGAAAATTCTAAATAGAAATATAAAAGCCTCCCTTGTCATACTGTTGATGGCCGTTGTGGCTGTGACGGCATGTAAGGAGGATGAAGAGATGTTTGAGCAAACCAGGTTGTTTAGACCGGTATTGAACGAAGATCTGTATTCTGAGGGCAACACGATCATTGTCAATCAGGGCAATATGAAAAGTGCCATATCCTATACACTTGAGGTAAGCCGTGATACTTTTCAGACAGTAGAATACCTGATAGAGACTGACACTTCTTATGTGGAGATCAATAAGGAATTGATAGGTGAGGAGCTATTCTGGAATACGCTTTATCAGATTAGGTCTACAGCTCATGCTGCTGATGCCCAGTATGATAGTAAGGCCGCTGATCTGGGTAATGTGCGTACTCAGCGTTTCCCCACTATTCTAAATAACCCTGCATCTTACGATGTGACGGATATAGCCGCTAGAGTGACCTGGACTAAAGCGGGTGCTCCGGTGACCGGGGTCAAGGTGTTTGCCGCAGAGGATTTGCAATTGAATACCCCTCTTTTCGATGAGCAAACAGTCTCCGGTGAGGAGGAAGAAAACGCTGAAGTGATCGTAGAAGGTCTGGATCCTGAGACAGAATATCAGATAGCGATTTACAGTGAGGAAAATCTACGGGGCTGGGTCAATTACACTACCAGAGAACCAGGTTTAGATCCAAACGCCCCAGGAGTGATCGATATCCGTGAAAATGATAGCCCGAGTGCCGTGGCTGATGCAGTTTTAGCTGCTGCTGATGGCGATCTTATCTTGGTGAAAAGAGGCGTTACCTATGACTTACCAAAGGAGCCGCTGGATAAATCAATAACTATTCAAGCGGCTTATGGTTTTGGGGAGAAGAAAGCGAGACTCTACACTACAGGAAACTGGGACATAGCCGAAGGGGCTCAGATTGACCATATCCGGTTTATAGACTTAGAAATCCGGGGAGAAGATTACTCTGGGGATTATGTGTTCAACCCGAATACCAGTGATGTGAATGTCGGGGAATTGCTTTTTGAAAATTGCCAAATAGGAACGGTCCGCGGCATTTTGAGAATCAGAGGGACAGTGGCTTTGGATAAGTATATCATCAGAAATACCTTGGTGGACAGCGTTGGCAGCTATGGTTTGCTGACGACAGATACTGATCCCAAGGAAGGAGAAAAGACCGCCCATGTGAATAATATTGTGTTTGAGTCCTCTACTTTCAACAAGATCCAGGCAGGGATCACATCCAGAAACAACTCGACTTCTATTGTGATTGATGCTTGTACCTTTGGCAATTTTGTCAGTGGAAGCAACAGAATCTTCAGATACAGAGGTGGAGATGGAAACAATAACGTGACCAACGGGGTCTCTATCACCAACAGTATTTTCGGCCATGCGTGGGATGAAAGCGAATCAGAAAGCTATGCTGTCCGAGGAATAGAAGGATTGGGGAATACCAATTTCAACATTGTTAATACCTACAGTACTGGGGACTTCAGTTTTTCTGATAGTGAGATTCCTGGGTTTCCGGTAGGGAATTATTCCAAGGGACAAGCCGACCTATGGGTCAGCCCCGCCACCAACGATTTCAATTTCAAGGATATGGCTTTTGTGGGAAGGTTTGATTCAGGAGACAAGCGATGGAGGGTAATTTTATAA
- a CDS encoding RagB/SusD family nutrient uptake outer membrane protein: MKIKNILLAVLAGASFSCADFLEPESISTFDTNYIYSNVDDARKGVNAVYSHFGQDAFRSRLSNNMAGNTDIEHQSGWNSSGDRYQIWDLNALENNRDLEIVWNTAYQAIRDANISIEGLRASGKLESTDVVEAKTMNHLLGEAITLKAYWYSILVYFFGDVPYVNDAPKAGNEFNLPKEDRNMILSGVIADMIEVEDKMLWADETPYGIEQVTREYTLGMIARIALQRGGYYVVEDLSQRREGDYLEYYQIAKTYTDKLMQLKDRALPSDYRQVFLNQSKFISPVNADVLFEVPFALGNGDVAWNIGITVEGGPTSAHSFGSGNNYMAIPPTYYFSFDTLDTRRDVTCALYKINTSFEKEFVNNRTNIAQGKWSRSFLENPPGASSAKGTGINWPMLRYADILLMFAEAENELNGPTAEAQEALRRVRRRAFSDDLWGTRVDAYVAEVSGSKDTFFEAIVDERAWEFGGEMIRKYELIRWGNYSQKMAETVEGLKEMADDAFNGTGDLPDYMYWKVNESGQFVLLNPNTKVVAPPDDTWNQVPFLLSMHNETLQYEEWITKNWANYINGPNPGVARYIFPIPSTAINNSQGTLSNDGYGF; the protein is encoded by the coding sequence ATGAAAATCAAAAATATACTATTAGCTGTTTTGGCAGGAGCAAGTTTCTCATGTGCGGACTTCCTGGAGCCTGAATCCATATCTACATTTGATACCAATTACATTTATTCCAATGTGGATGATGCCCGAAAAGGCGTAAATGCAGTGTATTCCCATTTTGGCCAGGATGCTTTTAGATCCAGGCTATCCAACAACATGGCTGGAAATACGGATATAGAGCACCAAAGCGGATGGAACAGCTCCGGTGATAGATACCAGATCTGGGACTTGAATGCACTAGAGAACAACAGAGATCTGGAAATAGTATGGAACACAGCCTATCAGGCCATCCGGGATGCCAATATATCCATAGAAGGACTTAGGGCCAGCGGTAAACTGGAATCTACAGATGTAGTGGAAGCCAAAACAATGAACCATCTACTAGGGGAAGCGATCACGTTGAAGGCTTACTGGTACAGCATCCTGGTTTATTTCTTTGGGGATGTGCCTTATGTAAATGACGCTCCAAAAGCCGGAAATGAGTTTAACCTTCCTAAAGAAGACCGGAACATGATCCTGTCAGGAGTCATCGCAGACATGATCGAAGTAGAAGATAAAATGCTTTGGGCTGATGAGACACCGTACGGTATTGAGCAGGTGACCCGCGAATATACGTTGGGGATGATAGCCAGGATAGCTTTGCAAAGAGGAGGTTACTATGTCGTAGAGGATCTTTCTCAGAGAAGGGAAGGGGATTACCTAGAGTACTATCAGATTGCAAAGACTTACACTGATAAGTTGATGCAATTGAAAGACCGGGCGCTTCCTTCTGATTACAGACAGGTGTTTCTCAACCAATCTAAATTTATATCTCCTGTCAATGCAGATGTGCTTTTTGAGGTTCCTTTTGCTTTGGGCAACGGGGATGTGGCATGGAACATTGGAATCACCGTAGAAGGTGGGCCGACTTCTGCACACAGTTTTGGTTCGGGGAACAATTACATGGCTATTCCGCCGACTTACTATTTTTCTTTCGATACGCTGGATACCCGAAGAGATGTGACTTGCGCCCTGTATAAAATCAACACCTCTTTTGAAAAAGAATTTGTGAACAATAGAACAAACATAGCTCAGGGTAAATGGAGTAGGTCATTTCTTGAAAATCCTCCAGGCGCTTCTTCAGCAAAAGGCACCGGGATCAACTGGCCGATGCTGCGCTATGCAGATATACTGCTGATGTTCGCAGAAGCGGAAAATGAACTCAATGGCCCTACTGCGGAAGCACAGGAAGCACTGAGGCGAGTGAGACGCAGGGCTTTTAGCGATGACCTTTGGGGCACTCGGGTAGATGCTTATGTTGCTGAAGTGTCAGGGAGCAAGGATACCTTCTTTGAAGCTATAGTGGATGAAAGAGCATGGGAGTTTGGCGGTGAGATGATCCGTAAATACGAACTGATCCGTTGGGGAAATTACTCACAGAAGATGGCAGAAACAGTGGAAGGCCTAAAAGAGATGGCTGACGATGCGTTTAACGGTACTGGCGATCTTCCGGATTACATGTACTGGAAGGTGAATGAGTCTGGGCAGTTTGTCCTGCTCAATCCAAATACCAAAGTGGTAGCTCCACCGGATGATACCTGGAATCAGGTTCCATTTCTGCTGAGTATGCACAATGAAACCTTGCAATACGAAGAGTGGATTACCAAGAACTGGGCAAATTACATCAATGGGCCAAATCCAGGAGTAGCGCGCTACATTTTCCCTATTCCTTCTACGGCTATTAACAATAGCCAGGGCACATTGTCCAACGATGGTTATGGATTTTAA